Proteins from a genomic interval of Macaca thibetana thibetana isolate TM-01 chromosome 17, ASM2454274v1, whole genome shotgun sequence:
- the LOC126940517 gene encoding 60S ribosomal protein L31-like, which translates to MAPAKKGGEKKKGRSAINEVVTREYTINIHKRIHGVGFKKRAPWALKEIRKFAMKEMGTPEVRIDTTLNKAVWAKARRNVPYRIRVRLPRKRNEDEDSPNKLYTLVSYVPVTTFKNLQTVNVDEN; encoded by the coding sequence ATGGCTCCGGCAAAGAAAGGTGGCGAGAAGAAAAAGGGCCGTTCTGCCATCAACGAGGTGGTGACCCGAGAATACACCATCAACATTCACAAGCGCATCCATGGAGTAGGCTTCAAGAAGCGTGCCCCTTGGGCACTCAAAGAGATTCGGAAATTTGCCATGAAGGAGATGGGAACTCCAGAAGTGCGCATTGATACCACGCTCAACAAAGCTGTCTGGGCCAAAGCAAGAAGGAATGTCCCATACCGAATCCGTGTGCGGCTGCCCAGAAAACGTAATGAGGATGAAGATTCACCAAATAAGCTCTATACTTTGGTTTCCTATGTACCTGTTACCACTTTCAAAAATCTACAGACAGTCAATGTGGATGAGAACTAA